From Pseudarthrobacter equi, a single genomic window includes:
- a CDS encoding SPW repeat domain-containing protein — translation MTKWYRWQDWATVAAGLFTAVAVLWTRQLNLSTTCMLVFGGLLVVSGLINLAMPGMPAMEYVQAILAAGLVLSPWLGTYTGATGAALTSWIAGGAALVVTAAAIKPSTDVRHAYRVSH, via the coding sequence GTGACTAAGTGGTATCGGTGGCAGGACTGGGCAACAGTCGCCGCCGGACTTTTCACTGCGGTCGCGGTCCTGTGGACCCGGCAGCTCAACTTGTCCACAACCTGCATGCTCGTTTTCGGCGGGCTGCTGGTGGTCAGTGGCCTGATCAACCTGGCCATGCCCGGTATGCCTGCTATGGAATATGTCCAGGCAATCCTCGCCGCAGGGCTGGTCCTCTCGCCATGGCTGGGGACCTACACAGGCGCCACGGGAGCGGCGCTGACATCGTGGATCGCAGGTGGCGCCGCGCTGGTGGTTACAGCAGCCGCCATCAAGCCGAGCACCGACGTCCGCCACGCCTACCGCGTCTCGCATTAG